One Pseudomonas muyukensis DNA segment encodes these proteins:
- the serB gene encoding phosphoserine phosphatase SerB, translating into MREIVLINITGEDRPGLTAAITGVLLQGGVNILDIGLAVMHGTLSFGILVDIPDNEVATALLQSVQAKAHELNLQARYTPISEADYQHWADSQGEARHIVTLLSRRVTPQQLQRVSAIISQSGLTIERIERLSARVALDAPSEKGKSALEISVRGEPGDAQALRAAFFALSEELNIDIAFQRDDLFRRNRRLAVFDMDSTLIEAEVIDELAKAAGVGEQVAAITERAMRGELDFRASFKERMALLKGLDVGVLDQIGASLRLTEGAEHLFAELKRLGYKTAILSGGFSYFAKQVQARLGIDYVFANELEVVDGKVTGVAVEPIVDAQRKADLLQQLASEEGLQLEQTIAVGDGANDLPMLSLAGLGVAFRAKPLVRQSAKQAISTLGLDGVLYLLGVRDREARA; encoded by the coding sequence TTGCGCGAAATCGTCCTGATCAACATCACTGGGGAAGACCGTCCAGGTCTTACCGCGGCCATCACCGGCGTCCTGCTCCAGGGCGGTGTGAACATTCTCGACATCGGCCTGGCGGTGATGCACGGCACGCTGTCGTTCGGCATCCTGGTCGACATTCCCGACAACGAGGTGGCCACCGCGCTGCTGCAGAGCGTGCAGGCCAAGGCCCACGAGCTGAACCTGCAGGCGCGCTACACGCCGATTTCCGAGGCCGACTACCAGCACTGGGCCGACAGCCAGGGCGAGGCCCGCCATATCGTCACCCTGCTCAGCCGCCGGGTCACCCCGCAGCAGTTGCAGCGGGTCAGCGCGATCATCAGCCAGTCCGGCCTGACCATCGAGCGCATCGAGCGCTTGTCGGCACGGGTGGCGCTGGATGCGCCGAGCGAGAAGGGCAAGTCGGCCCTGGAAATTTCCGTGCGGGGCGAGCCAGGCGACGCCCAGGCCCTGCGTGCGGCGTTCTTCGCATTGTCCGAGGAATTGAACATCGACATCGCCTTCCAGCGTGACGACCTGTTCCGCCGCAATCGCCGCCTGGCGGTGTTCGACATGGACTCGACGCTGATCGAGGCCGAGGTGATCGACGAGTTGGCCAAGGCTGCCGGGGTTGGCGAGCAGGTGGCGGCGATCACCGAGCGCGCCATGCGCGGCGAGCTGGACTTCCGCGCCAGTTTCAAGGAGCGCATGGCGCTGCTCAAGGGCCTGGATGTGGGCGTACTTGACCAGATCGGCGCCTCGCTGCGCCTGACCGAGGGCGCCGAGCACCTGTTCGCCGAGCTCAAGCGCCTGGGCTACAAGACCGCGATCCTCTCTGGCGGTTTCTCCTACTTCGCCAAGCAGGTGCAGGCGCGCCTGGGCATCGACTATGTGTTCGCCAATGAGCTGGAAGTGGTCGATGGCAAGGTGACCGGCGTTGCCGTCGAGCCGATTGTCGACGCCCAGCGCAAGGCTGACTTGCTGCAGCAGCTGGCCAGCGAAGAAGGCCTGCAACTGGAGCAGACGATAGCCGTGGGCGATGGCGCCAACGACCTGCCGATGCTGTCGCTGGCCGGCCTGGGCGTGGCGTTCCGCGCCAAACCGCTGGTGCGTCAGTCGGCCAAGCAGGCGATCTCGACCTTGGGCCTGGACGGTGTGCTTTATCTGCTCGGCGTGCGTGATCGCGAAGCGCGCGCTTGA
- the asd gene encoding archaetidylserine decarboxylase (Phosphatidylserine decarboxylase is synthesized as a single chain precursor. Generation of the pyruvoyl active site from a Ser is coupled to cleavage of a Gly-Ser bond between the larger (beta) and smaller (alpha chains). It is an integral membrane protein.), with amino-acid sequence MKSRLFIISQYLLPHHLLSRLAGCVAECRARWFKNAFTAWFAKRYQVNMSEALVEDLSAYEHFNAFFTRALKPGARPLDETPGAVLCPADGAVSQLGPIEHGRIFQAKGHGYSALELLGGDPALAAPFMGGEFATIYLSPKDYHRVHMPLAGTLREMVYVPGRLFSVNQTTAENVPELFARNERVVCLFDTERGPMAVVLVGAMIVASIETVWAGLVTPPKRELKTFRYDDASRAPIHLEKGAELGRFKLGSTAIVLFGPEQVKWAESLGAGSAVRMGELLAQPSQA; translated from the coding sequence ATGAAATCCCGTTTGTTCATCATCAGCCAGTACCTGCTGCCGCACCACCTGCTGTCGCGGCTGGCCGGCTGCGTCGCCGAGTGCCGCGCGCGCTGGTTCAAGAACGCCTTCACCGCCTGGTTCGCCAAGCGCTACCAGGTGAACATGTCCGAGGCGCTGGTCGAAGACCTCAGCGCCTACGAGCACTTCAACGCCTTCTTCACCCGCGCCCTCAAGCCCGGTGCCCGGCCGCTGGACGAAACACCTGGCGCGGTGCTCTGCCCGGCCGACGGCGCGGTCAGCCAGCTCGGCCCGATCGAGCATGGCCGCATCTTCCAGGCCAAGGGCCACGGCTACAGCGCTCTGGAGCTGCTGGGCGGCGACCCGGCCTTGGCCGCGCCGTTCATGGGCGGCGAGTTCGCCACCATTTACCTGTCGCCCAAGGACTACCACCGCGTGCACATGCCGCTGGCCGGCACCCTGCGCGAGATGGTCTACGTGCCGGGCCGGCTGTTCTCGGTCAACCAGACCACCGCCGAGAACGTGCCTGAGCTGTTCGCCCGCAACGAGCGCGTGGTGTGCCTGTTCGACACCGAGCGCGGACCGATGGCCGTGGTCCTGGTCGGCGCGATGATCGTTGCCTCGATCGAGACCGTCTGGGCCGGCTTGGTCACGCCACCGAAGCGTGAGCTGAAGACCTTCCGCTACGACGACGCCAGCCGTGCGCCAATCCACCTGGAAAAAGGCGCCGAACTGGGGCGCTTCAAGCTGGGTTCCACCGCCATCGTGCTGTTCGGGCCAGAGCAGGTGAAGTGGGCCGAGAGCCTGGGTGCCGGCTCCGCCGTGCGCATGGGTGAGTTGCTGGCGCAGCCGAGCCAGGCCTGA
- the rhdA gene encoding thiosulfate sulfurtransferase, with product MTDFSGLPLVIEPGDLLPRLDSPQLILVDLTSVNRYGSGHIPGARFVDPKRTQLGQPPAPGLLPARADLEKLFGELGHRDDAVYVVYDDEGGGWAGRFIWLLDVIGHKAYHYLNGGIQAWPADKLSTDTPTSAGGPVALHLHPEPTATREYLQSRLGAADLVIWDARGPLEYSGEKVLAAKGGHIPGAINFEWTAGMDLNDHLRIRKDIAEVLQNLGITPDKEVITHCQTHHRSGFTYLVAKALGYPRVKGYAGSWGEWGNHPDTPVEV from the coding sequence ATGACTGACTTTTCCGGCTTGCCCCTGGTGATCGAACCCGGGGACCTGCTGCCGCGTCTGGATTCGCCGCAGTTGATCCTGGTCGATCTGACCAGCGTCAACCGCTACGGCAGCGGCCACATCCCCGGGGCCCGTTTCGTCGATCCCAAGCGCACCCAACTGGGCCAGCCACCGGCACCGGGCCTGCTGCCGGCCCGCGCCGACCTGGAAAAACTGTTCGGTGAGCTCGGCCACCGCGACGACGCGGTATACGTGGTGTACGACGACGAAGGCGGCGGCTGGGCCGGGCGCTTCATCTGGCTGCTCGACGTGATCGGCCACAAGGCCTACCACTACCTCAACGGCGGTATCCAGGCCTGGCCGGCGGACAAGCTGTCCACCGACACCCCCACCAGCGCGGGCGGCCCGGTCGCCCTGCACCTGCACCCGGAGCCAACCGCCACCCGTGAGTACCTGCAAAGCCGCCTGGGCGCCGCCGACCTGGTCATCTGGGACGCCCGCGGGCCGCTGGAGTACAGCGGCGAGAAGGTGCTCGCGGCCAAGGGTGGGCACATTCCCGGCGCGATCAACTTCGAGTGGACCGCCGGCATGGACCTCAACGACCACCTGCGCATCCGCAAGGACATCGCCGAAGTCCTGCAAAACCTGGGCATCACCCCCGACAAGGAAGTGATCACCCATTGCCAGACTCACCACCGCTCCGGTTTCACCTACCTCGTGGCCAAGGCCCTCGGCTACCCACGGGTCAAGGGCTACGCCGGTTCCTGGGGCGAATGGGGCAACCACCCCGACACGCCCGTCGAAGTTTAA
- a CDS encoding HDOD domain-containing protein, with protein MPIETKVPSQVPSSLEAWVKLLDGIRVPVPKDSHDRVLQAINDSRRSLRDIAELMQDSPALVLCVMREANHSANASQAEPAESLEIALNRLGLARTSQLLARLPALPGDDIPPVLRQFLLISQHATQQANGLFASRLARLWQEIHWGSLLFLSPMWPLALAYPKLLDTWELRVIHKGEDAAVVEQELFGVRLMLLCRSLAEHWRLPEWVIQGYRLLLEEREQLAQVLAIAREQEPLAQQQRLDEEPALRRWFNQPPNTVLLANGLALAAQVGWDNPHLLRWQLLTALYLQTSLDDVQQQVHQQAAASARHHARHALFHPAEALIWPWHQRRPHPDMLTPPPPSTEDLGRWRALCQTLLAQPSPFSNGVHLATQARDALLACGMQRVMLLSLDKASDYLRVQQTAGLPKEAAAMALSLPQHKLLQKLMSKAGQLRLTPDNHAQFSALLPAPLRAFFRGEHLLLRSLAVGDQVLMLAVADQAGKPLADVSVQAFGKTAQCIERALATFGNRN; from the coding sequence ATGCCAATTGAAACCAAGGTGCCAAGTCAGGTTCCGTCGAGTCTAGAGGCCTGGGTAAAGCTGCTCGACGGGATTCGAGTACCCGTGCCCAAAGACAGCCACGACCGTGTTCTGCAGGCCATCAACGACAGCCGTCGATCCCTGCGCGACATTGCCGAACTGATGCAGGACAGCCCCGCGCTGGTGCTGTGCGTGATGCGCGAGGCCAACCATTCGGCCAATGCCAGCCAGGCCGAGCCCGCCGAAAGCCTGGAAATCGCCCTCAACCGCCTTGGCCTGGCCCGCACCAGCCAGTTGCTGGCGCGCCTGCCGGCGCTGCCGGGCGATGATATTCCGCCGGTGTTGCGCCAGTTCCTGTTGATCAGCCAGCACGCCACGCAGCAGGCCAATGGTCTGTTCGCCAGCCGCCTGGCGCGGCTGTGGCAGGAGATCCACTGGGGCAGCCTGCTGTTCCTTTCGCCGATGTGGCCGCTGGCCCTGGCCTACCCCAAGCTGCTCGACACCTGGGAACTGCGGGTCATCCACAAGGGCGAGGACGCCGCCGTGGTCGAGCAGGAGCTGTTCGGGGTGCGCCTGATGCTGCTGTGCCGCAGCCTGGCCGAACACTGGCGCCTGCCCGAGTGGGTCATCCAGGGCTATCGCCTGCTGCTCGAAGAGCGCGAGCAACTGGCCCAGGTGCTGGCCATCGCCCGCGAACAGGAGCCACTGGCACAGCAGCAGCGCCTGGATGAAGAGCCGGCCCTGCGCCGCTGGTTCAACCAGCCGCCGAACACCGTGCTGCTGGCCAACGGCCTGGCCCTGGCCGCCCAGGTTGGCTGGGACAACCCGCACCTGCTGCGCTGGCAGCTGCTCACCGCGCTGTACCTGCAAACCAGCCTGGACGACGTCCAGCAGCAGGTGCACCAGCAAGCCGCGGCGAGTGCCCGCCACCATGCCCGCCATGCCCTGTTCCACCCGGCCGAGGCACTGATCTGGCCTTGGCACCAGCGCCGTCCGCACCCGGACATGCTCACGCCACCACCGCCCAGCACCGAGGACCTCGGCCGCTGGCGCGCGCTGTGCCAGACCTTGCTGGCCCAGCCCAGCCCATTCAGCAACGGCGTGCACCTGGCCACCCAGGCCCGCGATGCCTTGCTGGCCTGCGGCATGCAACGGGTGATGCTGTTGAGCCTGGACAAGGCCAGCGACTACCTGCGCGTGCAGCAAACGGCCGGCCTGCCGAAAGAGGCCGCGGCCATGGCGCTGTCGCTGCCACAGCACAAACTGCTGCAAAAACTGATGAGCAAGGCCGGCCAGCTGCGCCTGACGCCAGACAACCATGCCCAGTTCAGCGCCTTGCTGCCGGCGCCGCTGCGCGCCTTCTTCCGTGGCGAACACTTGCTGCTGCGCTCGCTGGCGGTCGGCGACCAGGTGCTGATGCTGGCGGTGGCCGACCAGGCCGGCAAGCCCCTGGCCGATGTCAGCGTGCAGGCCTTCGGTAAAACCGCGCAATGCATCGAGCGCGCCCTGGCCACCTTCGGCAACCGCAATTGA
- the motA gene encoding flagellar motor stator protein MotA: MAKIIGIIVVFASVLGGYVLSHGKIAALIQPFEVLIIGGAAFGAFLQANPGYMTMHVIKKSLKMFGTRFTHTFYLEVLGLVYEILNKSRREGMMAIEGDIEDAAASPIFAKYPAVLGDERMTAFICDYLRIMSTGNMAPHELEGLFDMELLSMKEELEHPSHAVTGIADGMPGFGIVAAVLGIVVTMASLGDGDQKSIGLHVGAALVGTFFGILAAYGFFGPLANALRHDAKEELNVYEAIKASLVASASGMPPSLAVEFGRKVLFPAHRPSFAELEQAVRGR; encoded by the coding sequence ATGGCTAAAATTATCGGCATCATCGTCGTATTCGCGAGCGTGCTCGGCGGCTACGTGCTTTCCCACGGCAAGATCGCGGCCCTGATCCAACCGTTCGAGGTGCTGATCATCGGCGGCGCGGCCTTTGGTGCGTTCCTCCAGGCCAACCCTGGTTACATGACCATGCATGTGATCAAGAAGTCGCTGAAGATGTTCGGCACCCGTTTCACCCACACCTTCTACCTGGAAGTGCTGGGCCTGGTGTACGAGATCCTCAACAAGAGCCGTCGTGAAGGCATGATGGCCATCGAGGGCGACATCGAGGACGCGGCGGCCAGCCCGATCTTCGCCAAGTACCCCGCAGTGCTCGGCGACGAGCGCATGACCGCGTTCATCTGCGACTACCTGCGCATCATGTCCACCGGCAACATGGCGCCCCACGAGCTCGAAGGCTTGTTCGACATGGAGCTGCTGAGCATGAAGGAAGAGCTCGAGCACCCGTCGCACGCGGTCACCGGCATCGCCGACGGCATGCCCGGCTTCGGTATCGTCGCGGCGGTACTGGGCATCGTGGTGACCATGGCCTCGCTGGGGGACGGCGACCAGAAGTCCATCGGCCTGCACGTGGGTGCGGCGCTGGTCGGTACCTTCTTCGGTATTCTTGCCGCCTACGGCTTCTTCGGCCCGCTGGCCAACGCCCTGCGCCACGACGCCAAGGAAGAGCTGAACGTCTACGAGGCGATCAAGGCCTCGCTGGTGGCTTCGGCCTCTGGCATGCCGCCATCGCTGGCCGTGGAATTCGGGCGCAAGGTGCTGTTCCCGGCGCACCGTCCGAGCTTCGCCGAGCTGGAACAAGCAGTACGCGGTCGCTAA
- the motB gene encoding flagellar motor protein MotB, translating into MENNQPIIVKRVKRFGDGHHGGAWKIAFADFATAMMAFFLVLWLLSTATPEQKIAIAGYFKDPIGFSESGTPYIIDLGGTPQLAPEKTINPEEKSEPTPDTSLQLDKDKVETLAEQVERERLELLLQELQNKVEENPQLQKFKDQILFEITQDGLRIQIMDAENRPMFDLGSARLQPYFEDILLAMADTIKAVPNKISISGHTDAKPYSGTGDFGNWELSANRANAARRALVAGGYPDEQVARVVGYASSSLFDRANPFNPVNRRIDIIVLTKKAQRDIEGEQGAPEKTPPADAAPPAGAATAPGAGDAPMQPRELRQKLNIFEEGVLKMDEAKDQ; encoded by the coding sequence ATGGAGAACAATCAGCCCATCATCGTCAAGCGCGTCAAGCGCTTTGGCGACGGCCACCACGGCGGGGCCTGGAAGATCGCCTTCGCCGACTTCGCCACGGCGATGATGGCGTTCTTCCTCGTGCTGTGGCTGCTGTCCACCGCCACGCCCGAGCAGAAGATCGCCATCGCCGGCTACTTCAAGGACCCGATCGGTTTCTCCGAGAGCGGCACGCCGTACATCATCGACCTGGGCGGCACGCCGCAGCTGGCGCCGGAAAAGACCATCAACCCGGAAGAGAAGTCCGAGCCGACGCCTGATACCAGCCTGCAGCTGGACAAGGACAAGGTCGAGACCCTGGCCGAGCAGGTCGAGCGCGAACGCCTGGAGCTGTTGCTGCAAGAATTGCAGAACAAGGTCGAGGAAAACCCGCAGCTGCAGAAGTTCAAGGACCAGATCCTGTTCGAGATCACCCAGGACGGCCTGCGCATCCAGATCATGGATGCCGAGAACCGGCCGATGTTCGACCTGGGCAGCGCGCGCCTGCAGCCGTACTTCGAGGACATCCTGCTGGCGATGGCCGACACCATCAAGGCGGTGCCGAACAAGATCAGCATCAGTGGCCATACCGACGCCAAGCCGTATTCCGGCACGGGCGACTTCGGCAACTGGGAGCTGTCGGCCAACCGCGCCAACGCTGCCCGTCGGGCACTGGTAGCCGGTGGCTATCCGGACGAGCAGGTGGCGCGGGTGGTCGGTTATGCGTCGTCGTCGCTGTTCGATCGGGCCAACCCGTTCAACCCGGTCAACCGGCGCATCGATATCATCGTCCTGACCAAGAAGGCCCAGCGCGATATCGAGGGCGAGCAAGGCGCGCCAGAGAAGACCCCGCCGGCCGATGCCGCGCCGCCTGCCGGCGCTGCAACCGCGCCAGGGGCGGGGGATGCGCCGATGCAGCCGCGCGAGCTGCGCCAGAAGCTGAACATCTTCGAGGAGGGTGTGTTGAAGATGGACGAGGCCAAGGACCAGTAA
- a CDS encoding molecular chaperone Tir, producing the protein MPVFISYRHAERLDAFILNERLLLEGIPTQLVLFDSQGQTFDDLHGGFCQQMADATHWVGVLAAGDQEGWWTAWLLGAAAMTGRRVSFYLGSPGEVPERLGKWPVMRDRGHIDLFVWAYHDEQTFGRGMQAALPRGSAADRDNADFFHADLKAKIRRGF; encoded by the coding sequence ATGCCGGTCTTCATCAGCTATCGCCACGCAGAGCGGCTCGACGCCTTCATTCTCAACGAACGCCTGCTGCTCGAAGGCATCCCCACGCAACTGGTGCTGTTCGACAGCCAAGGGCAGACCTTCGACGACCTGCATGGCGGCTTTTGCCAGCAGATGGCCGATGCCACGCATTGGGTCGGGGTGCTGGCCGCAGGCGACCAGGAAGGCTGGTGGACGGCTTGGCTGCTGGGCGCAGCCGCGATGACCGGCCGGCGGGTGAGCTTCTATCTGGGCAGCCCGGGGGAAGTGCCTGAACGCCTGGGCAAATGGCCGGTCATGCGCGATCGCGGGCATATCGACCTGTTCGTCTGGGCCTACCACGACGAGCAGACATTCGGCCGGGGGATGCAAGCAGCGCTGCCGCGAGGCAGTGCCGCGGACCGCGACAATGCCGACTTCTTCCATGCCGACCTCAAGGCCAAGATCAGGCGCGGATTCTAG
- the rsgA gene encoding small ribosomal subunit biogenesis GTPase RsgA: MAKRQLNRRQNWRIEKIQGERAARAAKREQHVLQELEGGDLGPEQLGLVIAHFGVQVEVEAQDGEAAGQVFRCHLRANLPALVTGDRVVWRAGNQGIGVIVAQMPRSTELCRPNNHGQLKPVAANVDLIVIVFAPAPEPHPNLIDRYLVAAEHAGIRPLLLLNKADLIDADNGPTLHAMLEVYRGLGYPLLEVSAHQGDGMQRLQQTLDGHISVFVGQSGVGKSSLVNSLLPEAGTRVGDLSEWSGQGTHTTTTARLYHFPNGGDLIDSPGIREFGLGHVSRDDVEDGFIEFRELIGNCRFRDCKHDREPGCALLKALEDGSVTQQRMNSYRSIIASLPEDSY; encoded by the coding sequence ATGGCCAAACGCCAGCTCAACCGCCGCCAGAACTGGCGCATCGAAAAGATCCAGGGCGAACGCGCCGCCCGCGCCGCCAAACGCGAGCAGCACGTGCTGCAAGAGCTGGAAGGCGGCGACCTGGGCCCAGAGCAACTGGGCCTGGTGATCGCCCACTTCGGTGTGCAGGTCGAGGTCGAGGCCCAGGACGGCGAAGCCGCCGGCCAGGTCTTCCGCTGCCACCTGCGGGCCAACCTGCCGGCGCTGGTCACCGGCGACCGCGTGGTCTGGCGCGCCGGCAACCAGGGCATCGGCGTGATCGTCGCGCAAATGCCACGCAGCACCGAGCTGTGCCGGCCGAACAACCATGGGCAGCTCAAGCCGGTGGCGGCCAACGTCGACCTGATCGTCATCGTCTTCGCCCCGGCCCCCGAGCCGCACCCCAACCTGATCGACCGCTACCTAGTGGCCGCCGAACATGCCGGCATCCGCCCGCTGCTGCTGCTGAACAAGGCCGACCTGATCGACGCCGACAACGGCCCGACCCTGCATGCCATGCTCGAGGTCTACCGTGGCCTGGGCTATCCGCTGCTGGAGGTCTCGGCGCACCAGGGCGACGGCATGCAACGCCTGCAACAGACGCTCGACGGCCATATCAGCGTGTTCGTCGGGCAATCGGGCGTGGGCAAGTCGTCGCTGGTCAACAGCCTGCTGCCCGAGGCCGGCACCCGGGTCGGCGACCTCTCGGAGTGGTCCGGCCAGGGTACCCACACCACCACCACCGCGCGCCTGTACCACTTCCCCAACGGTGGCGACCTGATCGACTCGCCGGGCATCCGCGAGTTCGGCCTCGGCCACGTCAGCCGCGATGACGTCGAAGATGGCTTCATCGAGTTCCGCGAGCTCATCGGCAACTGCCGCTTCCGCGACTGCAAGCACGACCGCGAGCCGGGCTGCGCGCTGTTGAAGGCCCTCGAGGACGGCAGCGTCACGCAGCAACGCATGAACAGCTATCGCTCGATCATCGCCAGCCTGCCGGAAGACAGCTACTAA
- the orn gene encoding oligoribonuclease, giving the protein MHNPQNLIWIDLEMTGLDPDSDVIIEMATIVTDSELNTLAEGPVIAIHHSDEVLARMDEWNTRTHGASGLTQRVRESKVSMAEAEAQTIAFLEQWVPKGKSPICGNSICQDRRFLYRHMRALENYFHYRNLDVSTLKELAARWAPEVRDSFKKGGTHLALDDIRESIAELRHYREHFIKV; this is encoded by the coding sequence ATGCACAACCCACAGAACCTGATCTGGATCGATCTGGAAATGACCGGCCTGGATCCGGACAGCGACGTCATCATCGAGATGGCCACCATCGTCACCGACAGCGAGTTGAACACCCTGGCCGAAGGCCCGGTGATCGCCATCCACCACAGTGATGAAGTGCTGGCGCGCATGGACGAGTGGAACACCCGCACCCATGGCGCCTCGGGCCTGACCCAGCGTGTGCGCGAGAGCAAGGTGAGCATGGCCGAGGCCGAGGCGCAGACCATTGCCTTCCTCGAGCAGTGGGTACCGAAGGGCAAGTCGCCGATCTGCGGCAACAGTATCTGCCAGGATCGTCGTTTCCTTTACCGGCACATGCGCGCGCTGGAAAACTATTTCCACTACCGCAACCTGGATGTCTCCACGCTCAAGGAGCTGGCTGCGCGCTGGGCGCCGGAGGTGCGTGACAGCTTCAAGAAGGGTGGTACCCACCTGGCGCTGGACGATATCCGCGAGTCCATTGCCGAGCTGCGTCACTACCGTGAGCATTTCATCAAGGTCTGA
- a CDS encoding trimeric intracellular cation channel family protein, translated as MLLMLYLIAITAEAMTGALSAGRRGMDWFGVVLIACVTALGGGSVRDVLLGHYPLTWVKHPEYLVLTSFAALLTIFIAPLMRHLRSLFLVLDALGLVAFTLIGCMTALEMGQGFLVASISGVITGVFGGILRDIFCNDIPLVFRRELYASVSFAAAWFYLGCVYFKVPAEQAMLLTLFGGFLVRLLAIRFHWEMPKFHYNDQQ; from the coding sequence ATGTTGTTGATGCTCTACCTCATCGCCATCACCGCTGAAGCCATGACCGGCGCGTTGTCTGCCGGCCGACGGGGCATGGACTGGTTCGGCGTGGTGCTGATCGCCTGCGTTACCGCGCTGGGCGGCGGCTCAGTGCGCGACGTGCTGCTGGGGCATTATCCGCTGACCTGGGTGAAGCACCCTGAGTACCTGGTGCTGACCAGTTTTGCCGCGCTGTTGACGATCTTCATTGCGCCCTTGATGCGCCATCTGCGCTCGCTGTTCCTGGTGCTCGATGCCCTGGGGTTGGTGGCGTTTACCTTGATCGGCTGCATGACGGCGCTGGAGATGGGGCAGGGGTTCCTGGTGGCTTCGATCAGTGGGGTGATCACCGGGGTGTTTGGCGGGATCCTGCGGGATATCTTCTGTAACGACATTCCATTGGTGTTTCGGCGGGAGCTGTACGCCAGTGTGTCGTTCGCGGCTGCGTGGTTCTACCTGGGGTGCGTTTACTTCAAGGTGCCGGCGGAGCAGGCCATGCTCCTGACCTTGTTCGGTGGTTTTCTGGTTCGATTGTTGGCGATTCGGTTTCATTGGGAAATGCCGAAGTTTCATTACAACGATCAACAGTAA
- the queG gene encoding tRNA epoxyqueuosine(34) reductase QueG, protein MSADLPDIATLAQSIKDWGRELGFAHVGIAGVELGEHEQHLQRWLAAGYNGEMEYMGDHGTKRSRPAELIPGTVRVISLRMDYLPGDTQMAQRLAQPEKAYISRYALGRDYHKLVRKRVQHFADRIQEAIGPFGYRAFVDSAPVLEKALAQEAGLGWIGKNTLLLNRKAGSYFFLAELFVDLPLPIDGIQGSDHCGRCQACLDICPTQAFVGPYQLDARRCISYLTIELRGAIPLELRPLIGNRVFGCDDCQIVCPWNRFAKTTAEDDFIPRRGLDNIELAELFLWDEKRFLGCTEGSPLRRAGYERFLRNLAVGLGNAPSTIPVVEALKTRRDDPSVLVREHVEWALARHNAL, encoded by the coding sequence ATGTCCGCCGACCTCCCAGATATCGCCACACTGGCCCAATCGATCAAGGATTGGGGCCGCGAACTCGGTTTTGCCCATGTCGGCATTGCCGGCGTCGAGCTTGGCGAGCACGAACAGCACCTGCAGCGTTGGCTGGCGGCTGGCTACAACGGCGAAATGGAGTACATGGGTGACCATGGCACCAAGCGTTCGCGCCCGGCCGAGCTGATTCCGGGCACTGTGCGGGTGATTTCGCTGCGCATGGACTACCTGCCTGGCGACACGCAGATGGCCCAGCGCCTGGCGCAGCCGGAGAAGGCCTATATCTCGCGCTACGCCCTGGGCCGCGACTACCACAAGCTGGTGCGCAAGCGCGTGCAGCACTTCGCCGATCGTATCCAGGAGGCCATCGGCCCGTTCGGCTACCGTGCCTTCGTCGACAGCGCGCCGGTGCTGGAGAAGGCCTTGGCGCAGGAGGCGGGTCTTGGCTGGATCGGCAAGAACACGTTGTTGCTCAACCGCAAGGCGGGTAGCTACTTCTTTCTTGCCGAGCTGTTCGTCGACCTGCCGCTGCCGATCGATGGCATCCAGGGCAGCGACCACTGCGGCCGCTGCCAGGCGTGCCTGGACATCTGCCCGACCCAGGCCTTTGTCGGGCCTTACCAGCTCGATGCGCGGCGTTGCATCTCGTACCTGACGATCGAGCTGCGCGGTGCCATTCCACTGGAGCTGCGGCCGTTGATCGGCAACCGGGTGTTCGGTTGCGACGATTGCCAGATCGTCTGTCCGTGGAACCGTTTCGCCAAGACCACTGCCGAAGATGACTTCATTCCCCGCCGGGGGCTGGACAATATCGAGCTGGCCGAGCTGTTCCTGTGGGATGAAAAGCGCTTTCTCGGCTGCACCGAGGGCTCGCCCTTGCGTCGGGCGGGGTATGAACGGTTCCTGCGCAACCTTGCGGTGGGGCTTGGCAACGCGCCGTCGACCATTCCCGTGGTGGAGGCGCTGAAGACGCGGCGGGATGATCCGTCGGTGCTGGTACGCGAGCATGTAGAGTGGGCGCTGGCCCGCCACAACGCCCTTTAA